The genome window CATCGGTGAGCTTGCGGTCCAGAGTGCGGCTGGAGGAATAGGCCATGGCCACGGCAATGAGGCCGAACATCAGGGCCATGAACAGCAGCGGTTTGTGGAAGAGCCTGGGGATGCGCGTCGTCATTTTCGCCACCTCTCCCAGTCTCGCACCGCATGGTGCCGCCCGTTTTCCAGGGTGGTGTAATAAACGGCGTCCAGGCCCTGCCGCCGGTCGTGGCCAAAACGGACCGGCTCGCCGATGCCCAGGTCCAGCCCGGTGATGGATTCCATGACCTGCGGCAATTCGTCGCGGGAGGCCTCCGGCCCCATGCGCCGCACGATCTCGCAGAGCAGCCGGGAGTTGAGAAATCCCTCGAGGCTCTGGAAGCTATAGTCCCTGCCCCCGCCTTCCCGGTAGCGGTCCATGAGTTCCCGGTAGAGCCGCACCCCGGGAAGGGAAAGATCCTCATAGCTGGGCACCACTTGGGACTGGATGATATCCCGGGAAAGCGGAATCCCGAGCCGCTGTTCCTCCCGGCCCAGGCGGTCGAGCATTTTCTCCGTGGACACCGAGGAAAGCAGAGCGACCGGCGCGGTCAGCCCCCCCTGGCGGGCCGAAACGATGAAGGCGCTGCAGGGAATGGTGGTGCCGATGCAGACCACCGCGTCCGGATTCCCCCGGCGCAGAAGCTCCACCTCGGGGCCGAAGTCCTTTTCCGGGGCTGCGTCACGGTCGTAGGCGGCCTCGGCCACGGTATCCAGGCCGTGGCGGGCAAGCGCCCGGCGCACCCCGTCCCAGCCGCAGCGGCCAAAAACGTCGCCCTGGTAAAAGACCGCAATGCGCTTCCTGCCCACAGCCACAAGATGCTCCACCAGCCCGCGTGTCTCCTCGAAATAGGAGGCGCGCAGGTTGTAGACGTACCTACCGTAGGGAGGCTCCCGGAACGGCTGCGCGCCGCTCATGGGAAACAGAAGGAACATCTCCTTTTCCTTGAACTTGTGGAGCAGGGGCAGGATGCGGGTGGACGTGGGGGTGCCGGTGTAGGCAAACAGGGCAAAGGGCGGGGATTCGCGCAGAAAGGAAACCGTGTTGCGAAAGCAGGCGTCCGGGTCGTACCCGTCGTCCAGGGAAACCACCCGGATCGAGCGGCCGTGGATGCCGCCGGATTCGTTGACATGGTCGAGATAGGCCATAATGCCGCGGTGGAACTCGTTTCCAAGTTCCCCGTTGACGCCGGAAAAGGCGGCGGACATGCCAAACACCAACTCCCGGCCCTGCGCAGCGGCAGCCGGAATCCAAGTGAAAAGCACAAGACACGCCGCCATCGCTAGGATGGCTCTACCCCACATGGCAACTCTCCCTGATGCTCCCGGATTATTGCCACCTCCACCCCGAAAAATCAACTACCCGAAAAATTATCAGCCACCCAAAAAGCGCGCAAATCAAGGAACGGCAGCGCCGCCGCTGTAGGAATCCTAGCGGACTTTTCCGGCCAACCACTTGATCTGGCGGCAGATTCCCATGAGCAGGTTGAATTCGTTGCGCCGCAGATTCATCTTGGCCATGAACCGGCGCACGGGCATCATCCAGTAGTCCGTGTTCTCGTCGCGCAGATAATCGATATCCAGCAGGGCCTGCCGGATGTTGGAGAACAGGACCTCCTGCTCGTCCACGGTGATAAGCCGTTCCTCGGGCGGTCCCGCGGGCTTGAACGGGGTGTCCAGGGCATGCTTGAAGCATTCGTAGAGCAGCACCAGCACGGCCTGGGAAAGATTGAGGGAGGTGTTTTCCCTGTGGGTGGGGATGGTCACCAGCCCGGTGCAGAGCTGGGTCTCTTCGTTGGTCAGCCCCCGGTCCTCGGGCCCGAAGACGATGGCCACCTTGCCCCCCGCGCGCATTTTCCCGTCCGCAACCTTGGCCATGGTGGCCGGAGTCA of Salidesulfovibrio onnuriiensis contains these proteins:
- a CDS encoding ABC transporter substrate-binding protein, with translation MSAAFSGVNGELGNEFHRGIMAYLDHVNESGGIHGRSIRVVSLDDGYDPDACFRNTVSFLRESPPFALFAYTGTPTSTRILPLLHKFKEKEMFLLFPMSGAQPFREPPYGRYVYNLRASYFEETRGLVEHLVAVGRKRIAVFYQGDVFGRCGWDGVRRALARHGLDTVAEAAYDRDAAPEKDFGPEVELLRRGNPDAVVCIGTTIPCSAFIVSARQGGLTAPVALLSSVSTEKMLDRLGREEQRLGIPLSRDIIQSQVVPSYEDLSLPGVRLYRELMDRYREGGGRDYSFQSLEGFLNSRLLCEIVRRMGPEASRDELPQVMESITGLDLGIGEPVRFGHDRRQGLDAVYYTTLENGRHHAVRDWERWRK
- a CDS encoding RNA methyltransferase, with product MLENCAVILFRPKYPENIGSAARACLNMGCENLILVAPQMFDLDKALPLATVHAKHILEGARIVDTLEEAIEGFSGVYGTTARTGGWRKGIMTPATMAKVADGKMRAGGKVAIVFGPEDRGLTNEETQLCTGLVTIPTHRENTSLNLSQAVLVLLYECFKHALDTPFKPAGPPEERLITVDEQEVLFSNIRQALLDIDYLRDENTDYWMMPVRRFMAKMNLRRNEFNLLMGICRQIKWLAGKVR